From a single Intestinibaculum porci genomic region:
- a CDS encoding cyclophilin-like fold protein: MKAIIAGKEISISLYQTATAENLMRVLPTGLDFHAFAHEYRAMGRHALNVAHVPMTSKLAKNSLYYDDRLEALCLMKDDVDITPEKRTCLARLSAEDVASLDGLEQFYVYLDNDEE; this comes from the coding sequence ATGAAAGCAATCATTGCGGGAAAAGAAATTTCTATTTCGTTATATCAGACGGCCACAGCAGAGAATCTGATGCGCGTCCTGCCAACCGGACTTGACTTTCATGCCTTTGCTCATGAATATCGGGCGATGGGGCGTCATGCCTTAAACGTAGCGCATGTGCCAATGACATCCAAACTGGCGAAAAATAGTCTCTATTATGATGATCGTTTAGAAGCGCTGTGCCTGATGAAAGATGATGTCGACATTACCCCGGAGAAACGCACCTGTCTGGCGCGTTTGTCGGCGGAAGATGTCGCTTCATTAGACGGATTAGAACAATTTTATGTCTATTTAGACAATGATGAAGAGTGA
- a CDS encoding HD domain-containing protein: MIDFNKARIAFKNYVAHYDPSQDLIRLKIVHTYAVMDLTKRLCDALHVTEKQTSLAMLIGLLHDIGRFEQYVRYGTFVDYESIDHAKLGCDILFQEGLIRQFVQEDDYDQIIYDAIYEHNKFKVKEGYDEETLFYINMIRDTDKLDNFRVKETEKVETLLRCEMKDLVLEDITPKVYDDFMAHKLIYGPDRQSHLDMWISLAAFIYDFNFPESRDYIRKQDYINRSFDRIHPQREEVKKRYETLRQEANRFLAS; the protein is encoded by the coding sequence ATGATTGATTTCAATAAGGCGCGCATCGCTTTCAAAAACTATGTCGCTCATTATGATCCTTCTCAGGATCTGATTCGTTTAAAGATCGTGCATACGTATGCCGTAATGGATTTAACAAAACGTTTATGCGACGCTTTACATGTTACGGAAAAACAAACATCTTTAGCGATGCTGATTGGCTTATTACATGATATCGGCCGCTTTGAACAGTATGTTCGTTATGGCACTTTTGTCGATTACGAAAGCATCGATCATGCGAAGCTTGGCTGTGACATTCTTTTTCAGGAAGGTCTGATTCGCCAGTTCGTCCAGGAGGATGACTATGATCAAATCATCTATGATGCGATTTATGAACATAACAAGTTTAAAGTCAAAGAAGGCTATGATGAAGAGACGCTCTTTTATATCAATATGATTCGTGATACCGATAAGTTAGACAACTTCCGGGTAAAAGAAACGGAAAAAGTCGAAACGTTATTACGCTGTGAGATGAAAGATCTCGTCTTAGAAGATATTACGCCGAAAGTCTATGATGACTTTATGGCTCATAAACTCATTTATGGGCCTGATCGTCAGAGTCATTTGGATATGTGGATTTCTTTAGCGGCCTTTATTTATGATTTTAATTTTCCTGAATCACGTGACTATATCCGCAAGCAGGATTATATCAATCGTTCTTTTGATCGCATTCACCCACAGCGGGAAGAGGTCAAAAAACGTTATGAAACGCTGCGTCAGGAGGCTAATCGTTTTTTAGCCTCTTGA
- the queF gene encoding preQ(1) synthase: protein MSTQLKALGAKTQYPTDYDPHVLETFDNKHPEHDYFVKFNCPEFTSLCPITGQPDFATIYISYVPSQKMVESKSLKLYLFSFRNHGAFHEDCTNIIMNDLIALMDPKYIEVWAKFTPRGGLSIDPYCNYGKPGTRWQEAAWERLKNHDLYPEKIDNR, encoded by the coding sequence ATGAGTACACAGTTAAAAGCCTTAGGAGCGAAAACGCAGTATCCCACTGATTATGATCCCCATGTTTTAGAAACCTTTGATAATAAACATCCGGAACATGATTATTTTGTGAAATTCAACTGTCCGGAGTTTACTTCTCTTTGTCCAATTACCGGCCAGCCCGATTTTGCGACGATTTATATTTCGTATGTGCCAAGCCAAAAAATGGTCGAAAGCAAATCCTTAAAACTGTATCTTTTTAGCTTTCGCAATCATGGCGCCTTCCATGAAGACTGCACCAATATCATCATGAATGATCTGATTGCCTTAATGGATCCCAAGTATATTGAAGTTTGGGCAAAGTTTACCCCTCGCGGCGGCTTATCGATTGATCCTTACTGCAATTATGGCAAGCCGGGGACCAGATGGCAGGAAGCGGCCTGGGAGCGTCTCAAAAATCATGACCTCTATCCGGAAAAAATCGATAATCGTTAA
- the folE gene encoding GTP cyclohydrolase I FolE translates to MIDTKAIEEHVLGILEALGEDVTREGLVETPKRVAKMYAEVFAGIHYSNEEVAQMFDKTFTQRGRDLVFVKDIETFSFCEHHMALMYDMKISVAYYPQGKVIGLSKIARICDLVCRRLQIQERIGSDIAEIMTMITGSEDVAVLIEAHHSCMSARGIKKTQAKTYTQTLRGVFAKHPEQLGGFYHG, encoded by the coding sequence ATGATTGATACCAAAGCGATTGAAGAGCATGTTTTAGGCATTTTGGAAGCGTTAGGGGAAGATGTGACGAGAGAAGGCTTAGTGGAAACCCCCAAGCGCGTCGCAAAAATGTATGCGGAAGTTTTTGCAGGAATACATTACAGTAATGAAGAGGTCGCACAAATGTTTGATAAGACCTTTACCCAGCGGGGACGGGATCTGGTTTTTGTGAAAGACATTGAAACCTTCTCTTTCTGCGAACATCATATGGCCTTGATGTATGATATGAAAATTTCTGTCGCCTATTATCCGCAAGGGAAAGTCATTGGGCTCTCAAAGATTGCCCGGATCTGTGATCTGGTCTGTCGGCGTCTCCAAATCCAGGAACGCATCGGCAGTGATATCGCCGAGATCATGACGATGATTACCGGCAGTGAAGATGTGGCGGTGTTGATCGAAGCGCATCATAGCTGCATGAGTGCCCGGGGCATCAAAAAGACCCAGGCCAAAACCTATACCCAGACATTACGCGGGGTTTTTGCGAAACATCCCGAACAATTAGGAGGATTTTACCATGGATAA
- a CDS encoding DEAD/DEAH box helicase — MQKVSYHLDFTLSPAQQAISDKLITNYQNHQSTLIMAVCGSGKTEITFAVIAYVLNHGGRVCFTIPRKALCQELYTRFQEAFSHLTIGLFYGGMQKHPEASFIICTTHQLYRFTSTPFDLILMDEADAFPYYGDPVLEHMFDLCVGHVFIKMSATLTSADIHDEQVLIMNRRYHGHDLPVPHIRLLIKPLAMLYLYARLRHYKKLGAKVLIYVPTINRLPYYLKYLKPFFCVAAVSSHSDDITRQLTALKEGQLDALITTTILERGVTVTNAQAIVMEASHPIFDERTLMQISGRVGRKIGYEEGDVIFCDSYVSKAMILCISTIKKLNRMDV, encoded by the coding sequence GTGCAAAAGGTCTCTTATCACTTAGACTTTACGCTTTCTCCCGCCCAGCAGGCGATCAGTGACAAACTCATTACCAATTATCAAAATCATCAGAGCACCCTGATTATGGCAGTCTGCGGCAGCGGTAAAACAGAAATTACGTTTGCGGTTATTGCCTATGTGTTAAATCATGGCGGCCGGGTCTGTTTTACCATTCCGCGGAAAGCTTTATGTCAGGAACTCTATACCCGCTTTCAGGAAGCTTTTTCCCATCTGACTATTGGTCTTTTTTATGGCGGTATGCAAAAGCATCCCGAAGCATCCTTCATCATCTGCACGACCCATCAGCTGTATCGCTTCACGTCGACCCCTTTTGATCTGATCCTGATGGATGAAGCAGATGCCTTTCCTTACTATGGGGATCCCGTTTTAGAACATATGTTCGATTTATGCGTCGGTCATGTCTTTATTAAGATGAGTGCCACCTTAACGAGCGCTGATATTCATGATGAACAAGTGCTGATCATGAACCGCCGTTATCATGGCCATGACCTGCCCGTCCCGCACATTCGCTTACTTATCAAACCGCTCGCCATGCTTTATCTCTATGCGCGCTTAAGACACTATAAAAAGCTTGGCGCGAAGGTTTTGATCTATGTCCCCACGATTAATCGTTTACCTTACTATCTGAAATACCTCAAACCATTCTTTTGCGTGGCGGCCGTTTCTTCGCATAGCGATGATATCACCAGGCAGTTAACAGCCCTGAAAGAGGGGCAGTTAGATGCTTTAATCACCACGACCATTTTAGAGCGCGGCGTCACCGTCACCAATGCCCAGGCGATTGTCATGGAAGCCTCACATCCGATTTTTGATGAGCGTACGCTGATGCAGATTTCCGGCCGGGTAGGACGAAAGATTGGCTATGAAGAAGGGGATGTGATCTTTTGTGATTCTTATGTATCAAAGGCGATGATTTTATGTATTTCCACAATCAAAAAATTAAATCGGATGGATGTCTGA
- the prfB gene encoding peptide chain release factor 2 has protein sequence MELYEINSGLEKARSLLEELHQSANIDVKKREIEGLTVKTMDEHFWDDQKKATKIYNQLGEMKKVVENYEALTAALEELTEIYNYVKDNEEDEEFRTTLEEDYEQFEKDLAAFERTLLFTDEYDNSPAILEIHPGAGGTESQDWAEMLMRMYMRYGEKKGWKVSVEDYQAGDEAGVKSVTLRFEGSHAYGLLKSEKGVHRLVRISPFDANKRRHTSFASVEVLPEIDDDIEVNIDPKDLRIDTYRSSGAGGQHINKTDSAVRITHIPTGTVVTCQSQRSQLQNREAAMTMLKSKLYALMVAAHAQQLSDIAGEKKAIEWGSQIRSYVLHPYAMVKDNRSGYESHDPQRILDGDLDDMIYAYLKTKAQGDEA, from the coding sequence ATGGAATTATATGAAATTAACAGCGGGCTTGAAAAAGCTCGCTCTTTGCTAGAAGAATTACATCAGAGTGCCAACATTGATGTAAAAAAACGAGAAATTGAAGGATTGACAGTTAAAACAATGGATGAGCACTTCTGGGATGACCAGAAGAAAGCCACCAAAATTTATAATCAGCTCGGCGAGATGAAGAAAGTCGTGGAAAACTATGAAGCGTTAACCGCGGCATTAGAAGAATTAACGGAAATCTACAACTATGTCAAAGACAATGAAGAAGATGAAGAATTCCGGACCACTTTAGAAGAAGATTACGAGCAGTTTGAAAAAGACTTAGCGGCGTTTGAAAGAACGTTACTCTTTACTGATGAATATGACAATTCTCCGGCGATCTTAGAGATCCATCCCGGCGCCGGCGGCACCGAGTCGCAGGACTGGGCGGAAATGTTAATGAGGATGTATATGCGCTATGGCGAAAAGAAAGGCTGGAAAGTCTCCGTAGAAGATTATCAGGCAGGGGATGAAGCGGGCGTGAAATCGGTGACTTTACGCTTTGAGGGCAGTCATGCCTATGGTCTTTTGAAAAGTGAAAAAGGCGTCCACCGGTTAGTGCGTATTTCGCCTTTTGATGCCAATAAACGCCGTCATACGTCCTTTGCGTCAGTGGAAGTTTTACCCGAAATTGATGATGATATCGAAGTCAACATCGATCCGAAAGATTTACGTATCGATACGTATCGTTCTTCCGGTGCGGGCGGTCAGCATATTAATAAAACCGATTCAGCAGTGCGTATTACCCATATTCCCACAGGCACCGTGGTGACTTGTCAGTCACAGCGTTCCCAGCTGCAAAATAGGGAAGCGGCGATGACGATGTTAAAAAGTAAACTGTATGCCTTAATGGTAGCGGCGCATGCGCAGCAGTTATCCGATATCGCCGGCGAAAAGAAAGCCATTGAATGGGGCTCACAGATTCGCTCTTACGTGCTGCATCCTTATGCGATGGTCAAAGATAATCGCAGCGGCTATGAATCACATGATCCACAGCGCATTTTAGATGGCGATCTTGATGATATGATTTACGCGTATTTAAAAACGAAAGCCCAAGGTGATGAGGCGTGA
- a CDS encoding ComF family protein has product MYFHNQKIKSDGCLICHQNLGLETTLSYFLQKRKICSDCFHSFARLDLHTHLDAYPLTILYYYNDFFKTLLFRYKGQYDYALKDAFLEGYQSALQARYRDYLVVIVPSDQGSNEKRKFIPNLAIAQSFSAQVIMPIMKTKPYKQSDQPFAARDQVASVLALKEALPAHQKLLLFDDVITSGATLRACTKLLCDSHPQCLELLVLASHSPDNFQP; this is encoded by the coding sequence ATGTATTTCCACAATCAAAAAATTAAATCGGATGGATGTCTGATCTGTCACCAAAACTTAGGCCTTGAAACAACGTTGAGTTATTTCCTGCAAAAGCGTAAAATCTGCAGTGACTGTTTTCATAGTTTTGCCCGCTTAGATCTTCACACCCATTTAGATGCGTACCCATTAACCATTCTCTATTATTACAATGACTTTTTTAAAACTTTGCTCTTTCGTTATAAAGGGCAATATGACTATGCCCTTAAAGATGCCTTTTTAGAAGGCTATCAAAGCGCGCTGCAGGCGCGTTATCGCGATTATCTGGTCGTCATTGTCCCCAGTGATCAAGGCAGTAATGAAAAACGAAAGTTCATTCCCAACTTAGCGATTGCCCAAAGCTTTTCTGCCCAGGTGATCATGCCGATTATGAAAACGAAACCTTATAAACAAAGCGATCAGCCTTTTGCGGCGCGAGATCAGGTGGCGTCGGTGCTCGCCTTAAAAGAGGCGCTGCCCGCGCATCAGAAACTGCTCCTTTTTGATGATGTCATCACTTCGGGAGCCACGCTTCGCGCCTGCACTAAGCTGCTTTGTGATAGTCATCCGCAATGTTTAGAATTGCTTGTTTTAGCCTCTCATTCGCCGGATAACTTTCAACCTTAA
- the queD gene encoding 6-carboxytetrahydropterin synthase QueD, translating to MYVITTEASFDAAHFLKDYPGKCHNIHGHRWKVQVSLQAETLGAEGMVIDFGIIKKDLKALCETFDHTLIIEEGSLKPQTVAALQEEDFALSFVPFRPTAEHLSRYFFEALQKYPVLSVDVYETPGNKAHYEL from the coding sequence ATGTATGTCATTACAACCGAGGCCTCATTTGATGCGGCCCACTTTTTAAAAGACTATCCCGGGAAATGCCATAATATCCATGGGCACCGCTGGAAAGTGCAAGTCAGCCTGCAGGCGGAAACACTTGGCGCTGAGGGGATGGTCATCGATTTTGGAATTATTAAAAAAGATCTGAAAGCATTATGCGAGACCTTCGATCATACCCTGATCATTGAAGAAGGCAGCTTAAAGCCGCAAACTGTAGCGGCGTTACAGGAAGAAGACTTCGCCTTAAGCTTTGTTCCTTTCCGTCCCACTGCAGAACATCTTTCCCGCTATTTCTTTGAAGCTTTACAAAAGTATCCGGTGTTAAGCGTGGATGTTTACGAAACGCCCGGCAATAAGGCGCATTATGAATTATAA
- the queE gene encoding putative 7-carboxy-7-deazaguanine synthase QueE, whose translation MNYKVVEIFDSINGEGPLAGRLSTFVRFASCNLRCHYCDTRYAYDHPQYTLMSLAEILTRIEEASLDLVTLTGGEPLATPHVDVLIEKLGEMGKHVEIETNGSIDIAPFHRLAHRPSFTLDYKLPGSGMSAFMKTENYQYLKDGDIVKFVCGAKDDLEEALRIIRIYHLNEEDCYFSAVFNQLAPRDIVDFLLAHKLKAKVQLQLHKYIWDPMKRGV comes from the coding sequence ATGAATTATAAAGTCGTCGAAATCTTCGATTCAATCAACGGTGAAGGTCCGTTAGCGGGAAGACTTTCAACCTTTGTGCGTTTCGCGTCCTGTAATTTACGCTGTCATTACTGTGATACACGTTATGCTTATGACCACCCTCAATATACGCTGATGTCATTAGCTGAGATTCTTACGCGTATTGAAGAGGCGTCACTTGACTTAGTGACTTTAACCGGCGGGGAACCGTTAGCTACGCCGCATGTTGATGTGCTGATTGAAAAACTTGGCGAGATGGGCAAACATGTCGAAATAGAAACCAATGGTTCCATTGACATTGCCCCTTTTCATAGGCTAGCGCATCGGCCATCTTTTACCTTAGATTATAAATTGCCCGGCAGCGGCATGAGCGCTTTTATGAAAACGGAGAACTATCAGTATTTAAAGGATGGCGATATTGTGAAATTTGTCTGCGGCGCAAAGGATGATCTCGAGGAAGCTCTGCGCATTATTCGCATCTATCATCTTAACGAAGAAGACTGTTATTTTTCTGCCGTCTTCAATCAGTTAGCACCAAGGGATATTGTGGACTTCTTATTAGCACATAAGTTAAAAGCCAAAGTCCAGCTGCAGCTGCATAAATATATCTGGGATCCAATGAAACGAGGTGTGTAA
- the aroD gene encoding type I 3-dehydroquinate dehydratase: MPVTRPTLTIKDVTFGTGMPKICLPEVERSYEDIVGTVAAYEQLRDWQVLEVRLDFYEDLKDDTKVKELLKAIRAATTRLVLVTIRTSEEGGTLYVEPKDYLKAITAICDSGGCDLIDIELSKGDELVTQCVNLAHIHGLKVILSKHDFEKTPSVEEMEDILKHMDRLDGDIYKLAVMPQDKFDVMNLLKVTDEMSTQLPKPLITMAMSELGEITRVSGEAYGSVMTFANAGKVSAPGQIPLTRMIKSLKDLHESQGEDHD, from the coding sequence ATGCCAGTAACCAGACCAACACTAACGATTAAGGATGTCACTTTTGGGACAGGTATGCCAAAAATCTGTCTGCCGGAAGTAGAAAGAAGTTATGAAGATATCGTCGGGACCGTAGCCGCTTATGAGCAGCTGCGCGACTGGCAGGTCTTAGAAGTACGTTTAGACTTCTATGAAGATTTAAAAGATGACACTAAAGTAAAAGAATTATTAAAAGCGATTCGCGCTGCCACGACGCGGCTTGTCTTAGTGACGATTCGCACCAGTGAAGAAGGCGGCACGTTATATGTTGAACCAAAAGACTATTTAAAGGCGATTACAGCGATTTGTGACAGTGGCGGCTGTGATCTGATTGATATTGAATTAAGTAAGGGTGATGAACTTGTCACTCAATGTGTGAACTTAGCGCACATTCATGGCTTAAAAGTGATCCTTTCTAAACATGATTTTGAAAAGACGCCATCCGTTGAAGAGATGGAAGATATTTTAAAACATATGGATCGTTTAGATGGCGACATCTATAAATTGGCGGTTATGCCGCAGGATAAATTTGATGTCATGAACTTATTAAAAGTGACCGATGAGATGTCTACGCAATTGCCTAAACCGCTCATTACAATGGCGATGAGTGAATTAGGGGAAATCACGAGGGTCAGCGGCGAAGCGTATGGCTCCGTAATGACCTTCGCTAATGCTGGAAAAGTCTCTGCCCCAGGGCAGATTCCACTTACCCGCATGATTAAATCACTGAAAGATTTACATGAATCACAAGGAGAAGATCATGATTGA
- the secA gene encoding preprotein translocase subunit SecA yields the protein MPKKKQEIKKKVRKRIQKEGVEHQELNQDAEIVDLGDHKGEDIIVDTFDDVKYDAKPLPFSTTPQKDKQGFASKLKGLFSQDNAIVRKLGKQADEILALEPQVSSYSDEELAAQTVFFKERLAKGETLDDILPEAFAVAREAAWRVLGLKAFKVQLMGGIALHNGDIAEMKTGEGKTLTSVFPVYLNALEGKGVHVVTVNEYLARRDCEENGKVFKFLGLTVGLNERELDADDKRRMHACDVTYTTNSELGFDYLRDNMVTEYSEKVLRPLHYALVDEVDSILIDESRTPLIISGGKKHTAAMYVSADKFAKSLTKEKDYEVDIESKSVTLTPEGINKAEKTFKVDNLFDPSNTALVHYINQALKANYTMTKDVEYMIATDDGSHDIRNAQIMIIDQFTGRVMPGRAYSDGLHQAIEAKEGVPIKEETVTLATITYQNFFRLFDKLAGMTGTAKTEEEEFRLIYNMRVVVIPTNKPVIRDDKPDLVFSTKKAKYKAICDEVVKRHAYGQPILLGTVAVETSEILSQMLMKRGIRHNVLNAKNHAKEAAIIANAGVKGAVTIATNMAGRGTDIKLGPGVAEIGGLMVIGSERHESRRIDNQLRGRSGRQGDPGCSQFFVSFEDELMQRFANERVKAFTESFLEDEAIESKMVTRSIESAQKRVEGQNFDIRKQLLEYDDIMRQQREIMYKERDDIMLSDDLSDVVKGMFKTAIELDTKRYTKNDGKKAVVDVDKLTQYVAKNYMLLTTLEPHNEEAVAHDPEKVADALTEIVALQYNNRFNKDLPQSVRTDYERRVLLGVIDHSWINHIDAMSKLRNGIYLRAYAQRDPLQEYTEEGFYMFEEMTKSISQDISRTIVHMGIRPGDETAMNIPEIKVELDFK from the coding sequence ATGCCTAAGAAGAAACAGGAAATTAAAAAGAAAGTTAGAAAAAGAATACAAAAAGAAGGCGTTGAGCATCAGGAATTAAACCAGGATGCAGAAATCGTCGATTTAGGAGATCATAAAGGCGAAGATATCATTGTCGATACATTTGACGATGTCAAATATGACGCCAAACCTCTTCCTTTCTCGACAACACCTCAAAAAGATAAACAGGGCTTTGCCTCAAAACTGAAGGGACTTTTCTCCCAGGATAATGCTATTGTACGTAAGTTAGGGAAACAGGCTGATGAAATCTTAGCCTTAGAACCACAGGTCAGCTCGTACAGTGATGAAGAATTAGCTGCCCAGACAGTGTTCTTCAAAGAACGTTTAGCAAAAGGTGAAACCTTAGATGATATTTTACCAGAAGCTTTTGCGGTAGCGCGTGAAGCGGCTTGGCGTGTATTAGGTTTAAAAGCCTTCAAAGTTCAGTTAATGGGGGGTATTGCTTTACATAATGGTGATATCGCCGAAATGAAAACCGGTGAAGGGAAAACCTTAACATCTGTTTTCCCAGTCTATTTAAATGCCCTCGAAGGCAAGGGTGTCCATGTCGTTACTGTCAACGAATACTTAGCGCGTCGTGACTGTGAAGAAAATGGTAAAGTCTTTAAGTTTTTAGGCTTAACTGTCGGCTTAAACGAAAGAGAATTAGATGCGGATGATAAACGCCGGATGCATGCCTGCGATGTCACTTATACAACCAACTCTGAATTAGGGTTCGATTACTTACGTGACAACATGGTGACCGAATACTCAGAAAAGGTATTACGTCCATTACACTATGCTTTAGTCGATGAGGTCGATTCCATCTTAATCGATGAATCACGTACTCCATTGATCATTTCTGGCGGAAAGAAACATACCGCTGCGATGTATGTCTCAGCGGATAAATTCGCCAAGAGTTTAACGAAAGAAAAAGATTATGAAGTGGATATTGAATCCAAGAGTGTCACTTTAACACCTGAAGGCATTAATAAAGCCGAAAAGACGTTCAAAGTCGATAACTTATTTGATCCTTCTAATACTGCTTTAGTGCATTATATTAACCAGGCTTTAAAAGCTAACTATACGATGACCAAAGATGTTGAATACATGATTGCGACCGATGATGGTTCTCATGATATTCGTAATGCCCAGATCATGATCATTGATCAGTTCACGGGTCGTGTTATGCCAGGACGTGCTTACTCAGATGGGTTACATCAGGCGATCGAAGCTAAGGAAGGTGTGCCAATTAAAGAAGAAACCGTCACTTTAGCGACGATTACTTACCAGAACTTCTTCCGTTTATTCGATAAGTTAGCCGGGATGACCGGGACCGCTAAAACGGAAGAAGAAGAATTCCGTCTGATCTATAATATGCGTGTTGTGGTCATTCCAACCAACAAACCAGTTATTCGTGATGACAAACCAGATTTAGTCTTCTCGACAAAGAAAGCAAAATATAAAGCAATCTGCGATGAAGTGGTGAAACGTCATGCTTATGGTCAGCCAATCTTGCTGGGGACCGTGGCCGTTGAAACATCAGAAATCTTATCACAGATGTTAATGAAACGCGGGATCCGTCACAACGTCCTCAATGCGAAAAACCATGCAAAAGAAGCAGCCATTATCGCTAATGCCGGCGTTAAAGGGGCGGTAACGATCGCCACTAACATGGCTGGTCGTGGGACCGATATCAAGTTAGGCCCAGGCGTAGCCGAAATCGGCGGTTTAATGGTCATCGGTTCAGAACGTCATGAATCACGCCGTATCGATAACCAGTTACGAGGCCGAAGCGGTCGTCAGGGTGACCCTGGCTGCTCACAGTTCTTCGTTTCTTTCGAAGATGAATTAATGCAGCGTTTCGCCAATGAACGAGTAAAAGCTTTCACTGAATCATTCTTAGAAGATGAAGCGATTGAATCAAAGATGGTTACACGTTCGATCGAATCAGCTCAGAAACGTGTAGAAGGGCAGAACTTCGATATTCGTAAACAGCTTCTCGAATATGATGATATCATGAGACAGCAGCGTGAAATCATGTATAAAGAACGTGATGATATTATGCTTTCTGATGATTTAAGCGATGTTGTCAAAGGCATGTTCAAGACAGCGATTGAATTAGATACCAAACGTTATACGAAAAACGATGGCAAGAAAGCCGTTGTCGATGTCGATAAGTTAACCCAGTATGTGGCTAAGAACTATATGCTTTTAACAACTTTAGAACCACATAACGAAGAAGCGGTTGCACATGATCCAGAAAAAGTGGCTGATGCCTTAACCGAAATCGTCGCTCTTCAGTATAACAACCGTTTCAATAAAGACTTACCACAGTCTGTCCGGACAGACTATGAACGCCGTGTTCTTTTAGGGGTCATCGATCATTCATGGATCAACCATATCGATGCCATGAGCAAGTTACGTAATGGGATCTATTTAAGAGCCTATGCGCAGCGTGATCCGCTTCAGGAATACACCGAAGAAGGCTTCTATATGTTTGAAGAGATGACTAAGTCAATCAGTCAGGATATTTCTCGTACTATCGTTCATATGGGTATTCGTCCAGGTGATGAAACCGCAATGAACATCCCAGAAATTAAAGTTGAGTTAGACTTTAAATAA
- the queC gene encoding 7-cyano-7-deazaguanine synthase QueC yields MDNALVLVSGGVDSSTCLALAVEKYGHDHVKGLCLYYGQRHVKEMESAHKICDYYQVPLYECDLSRIFTYSSCNLLAHNEDTIPHRAYSEQVAESEGPVSTYVPFRNGLFLSTAASFALSLNCQVIYYGAHADDAAGNAYPDCSSVFNDAMNQAIVEGSGHQVRIEAPFVGVNKAEVVRQVLALKVPYELTWSCYEGGDTPCGVCGTCRDRALAFEKNGVTDPLLVKE; encoded by the coding sequence ATGGATAATGCATTAGTATTAGTGAGCGGGGGCGTTGATTCTTCGACTTGCCTCGCTTTAGCGGTGGAAAAGTATGGTCATGACCATGTCAAAGGCTTATGCCTGTATTATGGTCAGCGCCATGTGAAAGAGATGGAAAGCGCGCATAAGATTTGCGATTATTATCAGGTTCCTTTATATGAATGTGATCTTTCTAGGATCTTTACATATTCCAGCTGTAATTTACTAGCACACAATGAAGATACCATTCCTCATCGTGCCTACAGTGAGCAGGTGGCGGAAAGCGAAGGGCCGGTTTCGACTTATGTGCCTTTCCGTAACGGCCTCTTTTTATCAACGGCTGCCAGTTTTGCCTTATCACTGAACTGTCAGGTGATCTATTATGGCGCCCACGCTGATGATGCGGCCGGCAATGCCTATCCCGACTGTTCATCGGTGTTCAATGATGCCATGAATCAAGCGATCGTGGAAGGCAGCGGGCATCAGGTGCGCATTGAAGCACCTTTTGTTGGCGTCAATAAAGCCGAAGTCGTGCGCCAGGTATTAGCCTTAAAAGTCCCTTATGAACTCACTTGGAGCTGTTATGAAGGCGGCGATACGCCTTGCGGCGTCTGCGGCACCTGCCGGGATCGCGCTTTAGCGTTTGAAAAAAATGGGGTTACTGATCCCCTGTTAGTAAAGGAGTAA